The following coding sequences lie in one Deltaproteobacteria bacterium genomic window:
- a CDS encoding dihydrofolate reductase — protein sequence MLLALIAAVARNQVIGRDGGLPWRLPGDMKFFRAQTMGHHVLMGRATWASLPKPLAGRVNLVVTHAPERLASAVAAGDCVAFASTAAAIEFARAAGECELYVIGGATLYRETLPIADRIYLTRVDAEPEGDTFFPELDLRAWALGRRIEHGEGPPPYEIVCLERVVEP from the coding sequence ATGCTGCTCGCTCTCATCGCCGCGGTCGCGCGCAACCAGGTGATCGGTCGCGACGGCGGTCTGCCGTGGCGCCTGCCCGGCGACATGAAGTTCTTCCGCGCGCAGACCATGGGTCATCATGTGCTGATGGGACGCGCGACCTGGGCGTCGTTGCCCAAGCCGTTGGCCGGGCGTGTGAACCTCGTGGTCACGCATGCGCCCGAGCGGCTCGCGTCCGCGGTCGCGGCGGGGGATTGTGTCGCGTTCGCGTCGACCGCGGCGGCGATCGAGTTCGCGCGCGCCGCCGGCGAATGCGAGCTCTACGTCATCGGCGGCGCGACGCTGTACCGCGAAACCCTACCCATCGCAGATCGTATCTATCTGACACGGGTCGACGCCGAGCCCGAGGGCGACACGTTCTTCCCGGAGCTCGACCTGCGGGCGTGGGCGCTCGGCCGGCGGATCGAGCACGGCGAGGGCCCACCGCCGTACGAGATCGTGTGCCTCGAACGTGTCGTCGAGCCCTGA